The following nucleotide sequence is from Achromobacter spanius.
CCCATTTTGGTTGAGCGCAGATGGTCGAAGATGGCGGCTTCCAGCACGTAGCGGCCCACGACGGCAAGCGTCGAGGGCGCGACGTCGGGTTCGGGCTTTTCAACAATATGCGTGACGCGCTCGGTGCGGGGGTCCAGATGGGTTTCGCCGGCACGAGTTGCCACGATGCCGTACTTGCGCGTATCGGCGCGTGGCACGTCCTGCACGCCCAGCACACTGGCGTTCTGCGCAACGGCAACATCCACCAACTGCTTCATGGCGGGCGTGTCGGCGTCGATCAGGTCATCGGCCAGCAACACGGCAAAGGGCTCGTCGCCCACGGCGGGGGCGGCCGACAGCACGGCGTGGCCCAAGCCCAACGGGGCGGACTGGCGAATATAGAGACAATTCACATGCGCGGGTAGAATGCCCCGCACCATGGCCAAGAGCTCGTGTTTGGCCTTGCTTTCCAGGTCGGACTCAAGCTCGGGGGCGGAGTCGAAGTGGTCTTCGATGGCGCGCTTGTTGCGGCCGGTCACAAAAATCAGGTCAGTGATGCCGGCGGCCACGGCCTCTTCGACGGCATATTGAATCAATGGCTTATCGACCACGGGCAGCATTTCCTTGGGCATCGCCTTGGTGGCGGGCAGGAAGCGTGTGCCCATGCCGGCAACGGGAAAAACGGCTTTACGGACGGGACGCATTGAGACCTCGTTGGGAGTATCGATGAAACATTTTAAGCTCATCGCTATCATAGGCTTATGAACCGCAGGAAAATGCCATCCATTTGCGCTATTGCGAAACGAAGCGCGATTCTCGGCCTGAGCGCCGCCTTGATCGCCCCGTCCATTCCCGTCGCCGCCTGGGCGCAACCCGTCGGCCTGCCATCCATGGGCGCGGCGTCTGCCGCCGAGCTGTCCCCGATGCTGGAACGCAGCTTGGGCGAAGCCATCATGTCGCAGGGCAGGCGCGACCCCACCTACGTCGATGACCCCGAACTCAGCCAATACCTGACGACCATGGGCCGCAAGCTGGCCGCGTTTGCGCCCGGCG
It contains:
- the galU gene encoding UTP--glucose-1-phosphate uridylyltransferase GalU, translated to MRPVRKAVFPVAGMGTRFLPATKAMPKEMLPVVDKPLIQYAVEEAVAAGITDLIFVTGRNKRAIEDHFDSAPELESDLESKAKHELLAMVRGILPAHVNCLYIRQSAPLGLGHAVLSAAPAVGDEPFAVLLADDLIDADTPAMKQLVDVAVAQNASVLGVQDVPRADTRKYGIVATRAGETHLDPRTERVTHIVEKPEPDVAPSTLAVVGRYVLEAAIFDHLRSTKMGAGNEIQLTDGIASMMRERAVYAHRFEGVRYDCGNKAGMFQATVALGKKYHGLVPE